The following proteins are co-located in the Ensifer sp. WSM1721 genome:
- the nuoN gene encoding NADH-quinone oxidoreductase subunit NuoN: protein MTAETLIASLQLSVPELILAIGALVLLMVGVFSSERSASTVTGLSVAVLIIAGLWLVLKIGNGEAYAGAFLSDPFAKFMKVLALIGSITVMVMTVGHARSAQIDRFEFPVLLLLATLGMLLMISANDLISLYLSLELQSLSLYVVAAINRDSIRSTEAGLKYFVLGALSSGMLLYGMSLVYGFTGHTGFEEIAAALTAEGRSLGLVFGLVFILAGLAFKISAVPFHMWTPDVYEGAPTPVTAFFAGAPKVAAMAMLVRIVIDAFEPVVADWQQIVVFISIASMLLGSFAAIGQRNIKRLMAYSSIGHMGYALVGLAAGSMAGVRGVILYMLIYMVMTLGTFACILAMRRRDGEHVEGIDDLAGLSQTNPFMATVLTILMFSLAGIPPLAGFFAKYFVFVAAIEAQLYALAIIGVLASVVGAYYYLRVIKVMWFDEAKGEFARTAGELRLVFGLSGLFVLGYVLIGGPLGNAAEAAARTFF, encoded by the coding sequence ATGACTGCTGAAACCCTTATTGCAAGCCTGCAACTCTCGGTGCCCGAGCTGATCCTCGCGATCGGCGCGCTGGTGCTGCTGATGGTCGGCGTCTTTTCGAGCGAACGATCCGCGTCGACGGTGACCGGGCTGTCGGTGGCCGTGCTGATCATCGCCGGGCTGTGGCTCGTGCTGAAGATCGGCAATGGCGAGGCCTATGCCGGCGCGTTCCTTTCGGACCCGTTCGCGAAGTTCATGAAGGTCCTGGCATTGATCGGTTCGATCACCGTGATGGTGATGACCGTCGGTCATGCCCGGTCAGCACAGATCGACCGTTTCGAGTTCCCGGTACTGCTGCTGCTTGCGACGCTCGGCATGCTGCTGATGATCTCGGCCAACGACCTGATCTCGCTTTATCTTTCGCTCGAGCTGCAGTCGCTCTCGCTCTACGTGGTGGCGGCGATCAACCGTGACAGCATCCGTTCGACGGAGGCCGGTCTCAAATATTTCGTTCTCGGCGCCCTTTCGTCGGGCATGTTGCTTTATGGCATGTCGCTCGTCTATGGCTTCACCGGCCATACCGGCTTCGAAGAGATTGCGGCGGCGCTGACGGCCGAGGGTCGTTCACTGGGCCTCGTCTTCGGGCTGGTATTCATCCTTGCCGGCCTCGCCTTCAAGATCTCCGCCGTTCCGTTCCATATGTGGACGCCGGACGTCTATGAAGGCGCACCGACACCGGTGACTGCCTTCTTTGCCGGCGCGCCGAAGGTTGCGGCCATGGCGATGCTCGTCCGCATCGTCATCGACGCCTTCGAACCGGTCGTCGCCGACTGGCAGCAGATCGTCGTCTTCATCTCGATCGCCTCCATGCTGCTCGGCTCCTTCGCTGCGATCGGCCAGCGCAACATTAAGCGGCTCATGGCCTATTCCTCGATCGGCCACATGGGCTATGCACTGGTGGGACTTGCTGCCGGGTCCATGGCCGGGGTGCGGGGCGTGATCCTCTACATGCTCATCTACATGGTCATGACGCTCGGCACCTTTGCCTGCATTCTCGCCATGCGCCGGAGGGACGGCGAGCACGTCGAGGGGATCGACGACCTCGCCGGCCTGTCGCAGACCAACCCGTTCATGGCGACCGTGCTGACGATCCTCATGTTCTCGCTTGCGGGGATCCCGCCGCTTGCCGGCTTTTTCGCCAAGTATTTCGTCTTCGTCGCGGCGATCGAGGCGCAACTCTATGCGCTGGCGATTATCGGTGTGCTCGCTTCGGTCGTGGGCGCGTATTATTACCTGCGCGTCATCAAGGTCATGTGGTTCGACGAGGCCAAGGGCGAGTTTGCCCGCACCGCCGGCGAATTGCGGCTGGTCTTCGGACTGTCCGGCCTCTTCGTGCTCGGCTACGTGCTGATCGGCGGTCCGCTTGGAAACGCCGCGGAAGCCGCGGCCCGGACTTTCTTTTGA
- a CDS encoding biotin--[acetyl-CoA-carboxylase] ligase yields MTGGPAGGRISPDDFRHVSLAETVSTNSECLTRAREGDPGNLWITATRQTGGRGRRGRAWFSEPGNLYASLLLIDPAPVERLHSLPLAAAVAVHRAIRRVMPPGSPEVAIKWPNDILIDGRKTCGILLEGESLPDGRHALVIGCGINVATMPAEALYPVTSLRQEGATISPEELFAHLFVTMAETLATWDHGAGVASIIAEWRAAARGVGEAITVNLPDRSLSGHFVGIDQDGRLILDTGSGAPQAIAAGDVFFRFNEK; encoded by the coding sequence TTGACCGGCGGACCAGCGGGCGGCCGGATTTCGCCTGACGATTTCCGGCATGTCTCGCTTGCGGAAACCGTCTCGACCAACAGCGAGTGCCTGACAAGGGCGCGGGAGGGTGATCCAGGCAATCTCTGGATCACTGCAACGCGCCAGACCGGGGGCAGGGGGCGGCGCGGCCGCGCCTGGTTCTCGGAGCCCGGCAATCTCTATGCATCGCTGCTCCTCATCGATCCGGCGCCGGTCGAAAGACTGCACTCGCTGCCGCTCGCTGCGGCGGTCGCCGTTCACCGGGCGATCCGGCGGGTAATGCCGCCGGGCTCGCCCGAGGTGGCGATCAAGTGGCCAAACGACATCCTCATCGACGGGCGGAAGACCTGCGGCATTCTCCTCGAAGGGGAGAGCCTGCCGGACGGACGCCACGCGCTGGTGATCGGCTGTGGCATCAACGTCGCAACCATGCCGGCGGAAGCGCTTTATCCGGTTACTTCGCTGCGCCAGGAGGGCGCGACGATCTCTCCTGAAGAGCTTTTTGCGCATCTCTTCGTGACGATGGCTGAGACGCTTGCCACTTGGGATCATGGCGCCGGCGTCGCATCGATCATCGCCGAGTGGCGCGCCGCGGCCAGGGGGGTCGGCGAGGCGATCACCGTCAACCTCCCCGATCGGTCGCTTTCCGGCCATTTTGTCGGTATTGATCAGGACGGCCGCTTGATACTCGACACGGGCTCGGGTGCGCCGCAGGCGATCGCGGCGGGGGACGTGTTTTTTCGGTTTAATGAGAAATAG
- the nuoH gene encoding NADH-quinone oxidoreductase subunit NuoH, with translation MDAFISTYVWPAAIMIGQSLLLLVALLLFIAYILLADRKVWAAVQLRRGPNVVGPWGLFQSFADLLKFVFKEPVIPAGANKTIFLLAPLVSVTLALAAWAVIPLNANWVIANINVGILFVFAISSLEVYGIIMGGWASNSKYPFLGALRSAAQMVSYEVSIGFVIVTVLLCVGSLNLTDIVNAQMDGPGTMIGLPASFLDWHWLSLFPMFIVFFISALAETNRPPFDLPEAESELVAGFMVEYGSTPYMMFMLGEYAAICLMCALTTILFLGGWLPPVDIWLLNWVPGIIWFVLKASFVFFMFAMVKAFVPRYRYDQLMRLGWKVFLPLSLAMVVIVAFVLKLMGWA, from the coding sequence TCGACCTATGTCTGGCCCGCGGCCATCATGATCGGCCAGTCGCTGCTGCTTTTGGTCGCGCTGCTTCTTTTCATCGCCTATATCCTGCTCGCGGACCGGAAGGTCTGGGCGGCGGTGCAGCTTCGCCGCGGCCCGAACGTCGTCGGGCCATGGGGGCTTTTCCAGTCCTTCGCCGACCTCTTGAAGTTCGTCTTCAAGGAGCCGGTCATTCCGGCCGGCGCCAACAAGACGATCTTTCTGCTAGCGCCGCTCGTCTCGGTGACGCTGGCGCTCGCCGCCTGGGCGGTCATCCCGCTCAACGCGAACTGGGTGATCGCGAACATCAACGTCGGCATCCTCTTCGTCTTCGCCATATCTTCTCTCGAGGTTTATGGCATCATCATGGGCGGCTGGGCCTCGAACTCGAAATATCCCTTCCTCGGCGCGCTGCGGTCGGCTGCGCAGATGGTATCCTATGAAGTCTCGATCGGCTTCGTCATCGTCACCGTTCTGCTTTGCGTCGGTTCGCTCAATCTGACGGACATCGTCAATGCGCAGATGGATGGTCCGGGAACGATGATCGGTCTGCCGGCATCCTTCCTCGACTGGCATTGGTTGTCGCTGTTCCCGATGTTCATCGTGTTCTTCATCTCGGCGCTAGCGGAGACGAACCGCCCGCCTTTCGATCTGCCCGAAGCGGAATCGGAACTCGTGGCCGGCTTTATGGTCGAATACGGCTCGACCCCGTACATGATGTTCATGCTCGGCGAGTACGCGGCGATCTGCCTGATGTGCGCGCTGACGACGATCCTCTTCCTGGGCGGTTGGTTGCCTCCGGTCGATATCTGGCTCCTGAACTGGGTCCCGGGCATCATCTGGTTCGTGCTGAAGGCCTCGTTCGTATTCTTCATGTTCGCGATGGTGAAGGCCTTCGTGCCGCGCTACCGCTACGACCAGTTGATGCGTCTCGGCTGGAAGGTCTTCCTGCCGCTGTCTCTGGCGATGGTCGTGATCGTCGCGTTCGTTCTGAAGCTGATGGGCTGGGCATGA
- a CDS encoding ribonuclease J: MAQDEELVFLPLGGVGEIGMNLGLYGYGKPGNRQWIMVDCGVTFPGPELPGVELVLPDIGFLAEERRNLKAIIITHAHEDHYGALNDLWPGLNVPVYASPFTAGMLEAKRDFEKSRGEIPITIFKAGDRINIGPFSIEAVGVNHSIPEPMSLIIRTPLGTVVHTGDWKIDLEPSLGPMTNEGRFRQIGEEGVLALVCDSTNALRDGVSPSEREVSESLAKIIANAEGRVGITTFSSNVGRIRSVAEAAEAAGRDVLLLGSSMKRVVDVAKDIGIMEGLRPFLAEDEFGYIPRDKVVVILTGSQGEPRAALAKIARDEMRNVAFSAGDTIVFSSRTIPGNEKAINDIKNGLIEQGIHIITDSDALVHVSGHPRRNELQQMYQWLKPEIVVPVHGEAAHLTAHAELALQSGIGNVPKLRNGQILRLAPGPAEVVDEAPHGRIYKDGTLIGDFDEMGIGERRKLSFAGHVAVNVVLDNRYDFLGDPDVVPIGLPEYDDEGEAMDDTLYDAVLGAVESIPRAKRKDLAMLQEAVRRAVRSTANQIWGKKPVVTVFVTKV, translated from the coding sequence ATGGCGCAGGACGAAGAATTGGTGTTCTTGCCGCTCGGCGGCGTCGGCGAAATCGGCATGAACCTCGGCCTTTACGGCTATGGCAAGCCGGGCAACCGCCAATGGATCATGGTCGATTGCGGCGTGACCTTTCCCGGGCCGGAGCTGCCGGGCGTCGAATTGGTGCTGCCCGATATCGGCTTCCTGGCGGAGGAACGGCGCAATCTGAAGGCGATCATCATCACGCACGCGCATGAGGACCATTATGGTGCGCTCAACGATCTGTGGCCCGGCCTGAACGTTCCCGTCTATGCTTCGCCCTTCACCGCCGGAATGCTGGAAGCCAAGCGCGACTTCGAGAAGAGCCGCGGCGAGATCCCGATCACGATCTTCAAGGCGGGCGATCGCATCAACATCGGCCCCTTCAGCATCGAGGCCGTCGGCGTCAATCATTCGATCCCGGAGCCGATGTCGCTGATCATCCGCACTCCGCTTGGCACTGTCGTGCATACGGGCGACTGGAAGATCGACCTCGAGCCTTCCTTGGGACCGATGACCAACGAGGGGCGCTTCCGCCAGATTGGCGAAGAAGGCGTGCTGGCGCTCGTCTGCGATTCGACCAATGCGCTACGCGACGGTGTATCGCCGTCCGAACGGGAGGTTTCGGAAAGTCTGGCGAAGATCATCGCGAACGCCGAGGGACGGGTCGGCATCACCACCTTCTCCTCAAACGTCGGACGCATCCGGTCGGTCGCGGAAGCGGCGGAGGCTGCTGGCCGCGATGTGCTGCTGCTCGGCAGTTCGATGAAGCGCGTCGTCGATGTCGCGAAGGACATCGGCATCATGGAGGGGCTGAGGCCGTTCCTGGCTGAGGACGAGTTCGGCTACATTCCGCGCGATAAGGTCGTCGTCATCCTGACGGGCAGTCAGGGGGAGCCGCGCGCGGCGCTTGCCAAGATCGCCCGCGACGAGATGCGCAATGTCGCGTTCTCAGCCGGCGACACGATCGTCTTCTCGTCGCGCACCATTCCCGGCAACGAAAAGGCGATCAACGACATCAAAAACGGCTTGATCGAGCAGGGCATCCACATCATCACCGACAGCGATGCGTTGGTGCATGTCTCCGGCCATCCGCGTCGCAACGAACTGCAGCAGATGTATCAATGGCTGAAGCCTGAGATCGTCGTGCCGGTGCACGGCGAGGCGGCGCATCTGACGGCGCATGCCGAGCTTGCGCTGCAGTCGGGCATCGGCAATGTGCCGAAGCTGCGCAACGGCCAAATTCTGCGGCTTGCGCCAGGCCCCGCTGAGGTCGTGGACGAGGCGCCGCATGGTCGCATTTACAAGGACGGGACTCTGATCGGCGATTTCGACGAGATGGGGATCGGCGAGCGTCGCAAGCTCTCCTTTGCCGGCCACGTCGCCGTCAATGTCGTGCTCGACAACCGCTATGATTTCCTGGGCGACCCAGATGTCGTTCCGATCGGCCTTCCCGAATATGACGACGAGGGCGAGGCGATGGACGACACGCTCTACGATGCGGTGCTGGGCGCGGTGGAGAGCATCCCGCGGGCGAAGCGGAAGGATCTGGCGATGCTGCAGGAAGCGGTTCGCCGCGCGGTGCGGAGCACGGCCAATCAGATCTGGGGTAAGAAACCGGTCGTGACGGTCTTTGTCACCAAAGTCTGA
- a CDS encoding NADH-quinone oxidoreductase subunit J, with the protein MGLQVLFFYLFAFIAVASAFMVIAAKNPVYSVLFLILTFFNAAGLFLLTGAEFLAMILLVVYVGAVAVLFLFVVMMLDIDFAELRAGVLEYAPIGALIGLILAAELIIVVGGSAFSPEIAKGIAMPIPPISERTNTAALGDVLYTHYIYFFQIAGLVLLVAMIGAIVLTLRHRQNIKRQDIPRQVARTPETAVEVVTVKPGQGI; encoded by the coding sequence ATGGGTCTGCAGGTTCTTTTTTTCTATCTCTTTGCCTTCATCGCCGTGGCATCGGCATTCATGGTCATCGCGGCCAAGAATCCGGTCTATTCGGTGCTGTTCCTGATCCTGACCTTCTTCAATGCGGCAGGGCTTTTCCTCCTGACCGGTGCCGAGTTCCTGGCGATGATCCTGCTCGTCGTCTATGTCGGCGCGGTGGCGGTGCTCTTCCTCTTCGTCGTCATGATGCTCGACATCGATTTCGCCGAGCTCCGTGCGGGCGTGCTTGAATACGCGCCGATAGGCGCTCTGATCGGGCTGATCCTCGCGGCGGAGCTTATCATCGTCGTTGGCGGATCGGCTTTCTCGCCGGAAATCGCCAAAGGCATCGCCATGCCGATCCCGCCGATCAGCGAGCGTACCAATACCGCGGCGCTCGGCGACGTCCTCTACACCCATTACATCTATTTCTTCCAGATCGCGGGGCTCGTTCTGCTCGTCGCCATGATCGGCGCTATCGTGCTCACGCTCCGTCACCGTCAGAACATCAAGCGTCAGGACATTCCGCGCCAGGTTGCCCGCACGCCCGAGACCGCCGTCGAGGTGGTCACGGTCAAGCCGGGGCAGGGCATCTAA
- the nuoI gene encoding NADH-quinone oxidoreductase subunit NuoI, which translates to MAGLSQAVSSLFLKEFVGAFFLSMRYFFRPKATLNYPFEKGPVSPRFRGEHALRRYPNGEERCIACKLCEAICPAQAITIEAGPRRNDGTRRTVRYDIDMVKCIYCGFCQEACPVDAIVEGPNFEFATETREELYYDKEKLLANGDRWEREIARNIAMDSPYR; encoded by the coding sequence ATGGCCGGTCTTTCGCAAGCCGTCAGCTCGCTGTTCCTCAAGGAATTCGTCGGCGCGTTCTTTCTGTCGATGCGCTATTTCTTCCGGCCGAAGGCAACGTTGAATTATCCCTTCGAAAAGGGGCCGGTCAGCCCCCGCTTCCGCGGCGAGCATGCGCTGCGCCGCTATCCGAATGGTGAAGAGCGCTGCATCGCCTGCAAGCTTTGCGAGGCGATCTGTCCTGCCCAGGCCATCACCATCGAAGCCGGCCCGCGCCGCAACGACGGCACCCGCCGCACGGTGCGCTACGACATCGACATGGTGAAGTGCATCTATTGCGGTTTCTGCCAGGAAGCCTGTCCTGTCGATGCCATTGTCGAAGGGCCGAACTTCGAATTCGCCACCGAGACGCGCGAAGAGCTCTACTACGACAAGGAGAAGCTGCTCGCCAACGGTGATCGTTGGGAGCGAGAAATCGCGCGCAACATCGCGATGGACTCGCCCTACCGCTGA
- the mce gene encoding methylmalonyl-CoA epimerase translates to MLGRVNHVAIAVPDLSSAAESYRSTLGAVVTEPQALPEHGVTVVFVTLPNTKVELLEPLGEASPIAAFLEKNPAGGMHHICYEVLDIIAARDRLKRAGARVLGDGNPKIGAHGKPVLFLHPKDFQGTLIELEEV, encoded by the coding sequence ATGCTCGGAAGAGTGAACCATGTGGCGATCGCCGTGCCGGATCTGTCGTCCGCCGCCGAGAGCTATCGATCGACGCTCGGAGCCGTGGTGACAGAGCCGCAAGCGTTGCCAGAGCACGGCGTGACCGTGGTGTTCGTGACGCTTCCCAACACCAAGGTGGAATTGCTCGAGCCGCTCGGCGAGGCGTCGCCGATTGCGGCTTTCCTGGAGAAGAACCCGGCCGGCGGCATGCATCACATCTGCTACGAGGTTTTGGATATCATCGCCGCGCGCGATCGGTTGAAGCGGGCCGGGGCGCGCGTGCTCGGCGACGGCAATCCGAAGATCGGCGCGCATGGCAAACCGGTACTCTTCCTCCACCCCAAGGACTTCCAGGGGACCTTGATCGAACTCGAGGAGGTGTGA
- the nuoL gene encoding NADH-quinone oxidoreductase subunit L, producing the protein MDTIIKAIVFLPLIGFLIAGLLGTQIGAKASEYVTCGLMLIALALSWLVFFDVALGEEEMISVSVLRWIQSGGFDVEWAFRVDTLTAVMFVVVNTVSTLVHIYSIGYMHHDPNRPRFFSYLSLFTFAMLMLITSDNLLQMFFGWEGVGLASYLLIGFWYKKPSANAAAIKAFIVNRVGDFGFSLGIFSVFVLFGSINLETIFAAAQSYLPAEGAGVGEAVINLFGMQLDKADALTATCLLLFMGAMGKSAQFLLHTWLPDAMEGPTPVSALIHAATMVTAGVFLVARMSPLFELSPDALTVVTLIGAITAFFAATVGLVQNDIKRVIAYSTCSQLGYMFVALGVGAYGAAIFHLFTHAFFKALLFLGAGSVIHAVDGEQDMRYMGGLRTHIPVTYWMMFIGTIALTGVGIPGTVIGTAGFFSKDAIIESTFASHSIVSGFAFALLVIAALFTSFYSWRLTFMTFHGRPRASSDVMHHVHESPQVMLVPLYVLALGALVAGFLFHDYFFGHHYAEFWQGSLFTLPENEILEEYHHVPLWVKWSPFVAMALGLYTAWYMYIRSPETPKYLAEQHRGLYQFLLNKWYFDELYDFLFVRTAKRLGTFLWKEGDGRVIDGFGPNGIAARVLDVTDRVVRLQTGYLYHYAFAMLIGIAALVTWMMLGSSF; encoded by the coding sequence ATGGACACCATCATCAAGGCTATCGTCTTTCTGCCTCTGATCGGCTTCCTGATTGCCGGCCTCCTCGGCACGCAGATCGGTGCCAAGGCATCCGAATATGTGACCTGCGGCCTGATGCTGATCGCGCTCGCGCTTTCCTGGTTGGTCTTCTTCGACGTCGCCCTCGGCGAAGAGGAAATGATCAGCGTTTCGGTGCTGCGCTGGATCCAGTCCGGCGGCTTCGATGTCGAATGGGCCTTCCGCGTCGACACGCTGACCGCGGTCATGTTCGTCGTCGTCAACACGGTCTCGACGCTGGTGCATATCTACTCGATCGGATACATGCATCACGATCCCAATCGCCCGCGCTTCTTCTCCTATCTGTCGCTCTTCACCTTCGCGATGCTGATGCTCATCACGTCGGACAACCTTCTGCAAATGTTCTTCGGCTGGGAAGGCGTAGGTCTGGCGTCCTATCTGTTGATCGGCTTCTGGTACAAGAAGCCTTCGGCCAATGCCGCGGCGATCAAGGCCTTCATCGTCAACCGCGTCGGCGACTTCGGTTTCTCGCTCGGCATCTTCTCAGTCTTCGTGCTCTTCGGTTCGATCAACCTCGAGACGATCTTTGCCGCGGCGCAGAGCTATCTGCCGGCCGAGGGCGCCGGGGTAGGGGAGGCCGTCATCAACCTCTTCGGCATGCAGCTCGACAAGGCGGATGCCTTGACTGCCACCTGCCTGCTGCTCTTCATGGGCGCGATGGGTAAGTCCGCGCAGTTCCTGCTGCACACCTGGCTGCCGGACGCCATGGAAGGCCCGACGCCGGTATCGGCCCTCATCCATGCCGCGACCATGGTGACCGCCGGAGTCTTCCTCGTCGCCCGCATGTCGCCGCTCTTCGAACTGTCGCCGGACGCGCTGACCGTGGTCACGCTCATCGGTGCGATCACCGCCTTCTTCGCGGCGACCGTCGGTCTCGTGCAAAATGACATCAAGCGCGTCATCGCCTATTCGACCTGCTCCCAGCTCGGCTATATGTTCGTGGCGCTTGGCGTCGGCGCCTACGGCGCTGCCATCTTCCACCTGTTCACGCATGCCTTCTTCAAGGCGCTCCTGTTCCTCGGCGCGGGCTCCGTCATTCACGCCGTTGATGGCGAACAGGACATGCGCTACATGGGCGGGCTCCGCACGCACATTCCGGTCACCTACTGGATGATGTTCATCGGCACGATTGCGCTGACCGGCGTCGGCATTCCCGGCACGGTCATCGGTACGGCGGGCTTCTTCTCGAAGGATGCGATCATCGAATCCACCTTCGCGTCGCATAGCATCGTTTCCGGCTTCGCCTTCGCGCTGCTCGTCATCGCGGCGCTCTTCACCAGCTTCTATTCCTGGCGCCTGACCTTCATGACGTTCCATGGCAGGCCGCGTGCTTCGTCCGATGTCATGCATCATGTGCACGAGTCGCCCCAGGTGATGCTGGTGCCGCTCTACGTCCTCGCTCTCGGCGCGCTTGTCGCAGGCTTCCTGTTCCACGACTATTTCTTCGGCCACCATTATGCCGAGTTCTGGCAGGGCTCGCTTTTCACGCTGCCCGAGAACGAGATCCTCGAGGAATACCACCACGTTCCGCTGTGGGTGAAGTGGAGCCCGTTCGTCGCGATGGCGCTCGGCCTGTACACGGCCTGGTACATGTACATCCGCTCGCCGGAGACGCCGAAATATCTCGCTGAGCAGCATCGCGGTCTCTACCAGTTCCTGCTCAACAAGTGGTACTTCGACGAACTCTACGATTTCCTGTTCGTCCGCACCGCCAAGCGTCTCGGCACCTTCCTCTGGAAGGAAGGTGACGGCCGCGTCATCGACGGCTTCGGTCCCAACGGAATCGCGGCGCGCGTCCTCGACGTGACCGATCGCGTTGTCCGGCTGCAGACCGGTTACCTTTATCACTACGCGTTCGCCATGCTGATCGGCATCGCTGCGCTCGTTACCTGGATGATGCTCGGGAGTTCCTTCTGA
- the nuoK gene encoding NADH-quinone oxidoreductase subunit NuoK, which produces MEIGISHYLTVSAILFTLGVFGIFLNRKNVIIILMSVELILLAVNINMVAFSAFLNDITGQVFALFILTVAAAEAAIGLAILVVFYRNRGSIAVEDVNMMKG; this is translated from the coding sequence ATGGAAATCGGCATTTCCCACTATCTGACCGTCAGCGCCATTCTCTTCACGCTTGGCGTCTTCGGCATCTTCCTCAACCGGAAGAACGTCATCATCATCCTGATGTCGGTGGAACTCATCCTGCTCGCGGTCAACATCAACATGGTGGCGTTCTCGGCGTTCCTGAACGACATCACCGGTCAGGTCTTCGCGCTGTTCATTCTGACCGTGGCGGCCGCAGAAGCGGCCATCGGACTTGCAATTCTCGTCGTCTTCTATCGAAACCGCGGCTCGATCGCCGTCGAAGACGTCAACATGATGAAGGGCTGA
- a CDS encoding DUF1467 family protein gives MSLFSIFAIYFIIWWITLFAVLPFGVRTQAEENDVVPGSTESAPARFRALRVVLLTTVIAAFIHLCWYVFSVKLGYGIDAIPRFAPRFY, from the coding sequence ATGTCTCTGTTTTCGATCTTTGCCATCTACTTCATCATCTGGTGGATCACCCTCTTCGCCGTATTGCCCTTCGGGGTACGCACGCAGGCCGAGGAGAACGACGTCGTGCCGGGAAGCACGGAGAGCGCTCCGGCGCGGTTTCGCGCGCTGCGCGTCGTGCTGCTGACGACGGTCATCGCCGCGTTCATCCATCTCTGCTGGTACGTCTTCTCGGTGAAGCTTGGCTACGGCATCGACGCCATACCCCGTTTCGCGCCGAGATTTTATTGA
- a CDS encoding NADH-quinone oxidoreductase subunit M, whose amino-acid sequence MTDWPVLSAVTFMPLVGVLLLLLTREDSAYGRRNILNVSLLTTIFTFLVSLYVWYQFDPSNPGFQMVEKHEWLGTGISYHLGIDGISVLFLPLTALLMPFCVLASWVTIEKRLKEYMIAFLILETLMLGVFVSLDIVLFYVFFEAGLIPMFIIIGVWGGRDRVYASYKFFLYTLLGSVLMLLAIMAMYWQAGTTDITELLKYNFPREMQTWLWLAFFASFAVKMPMWPVHTWLPDAHVQAPTAGSVILAGILLKLGGYGFLRFSLPMFPLASDFFAPLVYTLSIIAIIYTSLVAMMQTDIKKLIAYSSVAHMGYVTMGTFAANIQGVQGAIFQMLSHGIVSGALFLCVGVVYDRLHTREIAAYGGLVNNMPKYAVAFMVFTMANVGLPGTSGFVGEVLTLVGAFRANTWVALLATTGVILSAAYALWLYRRVIFGALEKESLKALLDLSTREKVILYPLVILTIFFGVYPAPVFDATAASVDLLVNNYAAALQAAQDVALSVQ is encoded by the coding sequence ATGACCGATTGGCCCGTACTTTCCGCGGTCACCTTCATGCCGCTCGTCGGCGTGCTGCTCCTCTTGCTGACGAGAGAAGACAGCGCCTACGGCCGCCGCAACATCCTGAACGTCTCGCTGCTGACGACGATCTTCACTTTCCTGGTATCGCTCTACGTCTGGTATCAGTTCGATCCGTCGAACCCCGGCTTCCAGATGGTCGAGAAGCACGAATGGCTCGGCACGGGCATTTCCTACCATCTCGGCATCGATGGCATCTCGGTGCTGTTCCTTCCGCTAACCGCGCTCCTGATGCCGTTCTGCGTGCTTGCGAGCTGGGTAACGATCGAGAAGCGCCTCAAAGAATACATGATCGCGTTTCTGATCCTGGAAACGCTGATGCTCGGCGTCTTCGTTTCGCTCGATATCGTGCTCTTCTACGTGTTCTTCGAAGCCGGCCTCATCCCGATGTTCATCATCATCGGGGTCTGGGGTGGCAGGGACCGCGTCTACGCCAGTTACAAGTTCTTCCTGTACACGCTGCTCGGGTCGGTGCTGATGCTGCTTGCCATCATGGCGATGTACTGGCAGGCCGGCACCACCGACATCACCGAACTGCTCAAATACAATTTCCCACGCGAGATGCAGACCTGGTTGTGGCTCGCCTTCTTCGCATCGTTTGCGGTGAAGATGCCGATGTGGCCGGTGCACACCTGGCTTCCGGACGCGCACGTGCAGGCGCCGACGGCAGGGTCGGTCATCCTGGCCGGCATCCTCCTGAAGCTCGGCGGCTACGGCTTCCTGCGTTTCTCGCTGCCGATGTTCCCGCTGGCGTCGGACTTCTTCGCACCGCTCGTCTATACGCTCTCGATCATCGCCATCATCTACACCTCGCTGGTGGCGATGATGCAGACCGACATCAAGAAGCTCATCGCTTACTCTTCGGTCGCCCACATGGGCTACGTGACGATGGGGACCTTCGCCGCCAACATCCAAGGCGTGCAGGGCGCCATCTTCCAGATGCTCTCGCACGGCATCGTATCGGGCGCGCTCTTCCTTTGCGTCGGCGTCGTCTATGACCGGCTGCACACACGCGAGATCGCCGCCTATGGCGGTCTTGTAAACAACATGCCGAAATACGCCGTCGCCTTCATGGTCTTCACCATGGCCAATGTCGGGCTTCCGGGGACATCGGGCTTCGTCGGTGAAGTCTTGACGCTGGTCGGCGCCTTCCGCGCAAACACCTGGGTTGCCCTCCTTGCGACGACCGGCGTTATCCTGTCCGCCGCCTATGCGCTCTGGCTCTATCGCCGGGTCATTTTCGGCGCACTCGAGAAGGAAAGCCTGAAAGCGCTGCTCGATCTTTCCACCCGCGAGAAAGTAATCCTCTATCCGCTGGTGATCCTGACGATCTTCTTCGGTGTCTATCCGGCACCGGTCTTCGATGCGACCGCGGCCTCCGTGGATCTTCTCGTCAACAACTACGCCGCAGCCCTGCAGGCGGCGCAAGACGTTGCGCTTTCGGTGCAATGA